In Nicotiana tabacum cultivar K326 chromosome 17, ASM71507v2, whole genome shotgun sequence, one DNA window encodes the following:
- the LOC142172112 gene encoding uncharacterized protein LOC142172112 — MTPYLKRTLSKIRKELEAKNTEGVDVPKTRADYNSEDLKKWEKNAKAKKWLVCGLGPYEYSRIQGCATAKQIWNTLQVAHEGTTQVKRYRGTLLYCQYDNFAMKEGETIQEMYTRFTTLINELKSLGRIIPEEERVKKILTRVLPITWESKITAIQESKNIVTLPLDELIGNLTAYELRRQTMKMNVP; from the exons ATGACTCCATACTTGAAGAGAactttatccaagataaggaaagaGTTAGAAGCT AAAAATactgaaggagtagatgtgccaaagacaagagcagATTACAATTCTGAGGACTTGAAAAAGTGGGAGAAGAATGCCAAAGCCAAaaaatggcttgtttgtggacttggtccatATGAGTACAGCAGAATCCAAGGCTGTGCCACTGCTAAGCAAATATGGAACACACTGCAGGTGGCTCACGAAGGAACAACTCAGGTGAAGAGATATAGAGGAACTCTACTGTACTGTCAGTATGACAACTTTGCGATGAAGGAGGGAGAAACCAttcaagagatgtatacaagatTCACTACACTGATAAATGAGctaaaatctcttggaaggattattcctgaAGAAGAAAGAGTCAAGAAGATACTTACTAGGGTTTTGCCTATCACTTGGGAGAGCAAGATCACTGCCAtccaggaatcaaagaatattgtcACTCTCCCACTAGATGAATTGATTGGAAATcttactgcctatgaacttaggagacaaacCATGAAGATGAATGTACCTTAG